The Deltaproteobacteria bacterium genome window below encodes:
- a CDS encoding metallophosphoesterase codes for MKIIAFGDIHEKITNLDLLSHKISEADLLLITGDLTQFGGLKTAAPVIEKLRSLNPNTLMQAGNLDHPEVEGYLEALGISLHGRGHVLGEIGIFGCGGGNPSPFNTPNEFAEEEIAQILKSGFESVRDCPVKIMVPHAPPYDTKVDIVNNGLHVGSKAVRDFIEKYEPRLCLCGHIHEAAGEDYVGKTHIINAGPFFEGGFVVADYTSAKLTAGLRFVT; via the coding sequence ATGAAAATAATAGCCTTTGGCGATATACATGAAAAAATAACAAACCTCGATCTTCTCAGCCATAAGATATCAGAAGCAGACCTTCTCCTTATTACGGGAGACCTCACCCAATTCGGCGGTCTCAAAACCGCCGCGCCTGTCATTGAAAAACTGAGGTCTTTAAACCCTAATACCCTAATGCAGGCGGGCAACCTCGATCATCCTGAAGTCGAGGGATATCTTGAGGCCCTCGGCATAAGCCTTCACGGCAGAGGTCATGTTTTAGGTGAAATAGGCATCTTCGGTTGCGGCGGGGGAAATCCTTCTCCCTTTAATACGCCCAATGAATTTGCTGAAGAGGAAATAGCGCAAATTCTGAAAAGCGGTTTTGAGTCCGTCAGGGACTGCCCTGTCAAAATTATGGTCCCTCATGCGCCGCCTTATGATACAAAAGTCGATATAGTTAACAATGGATTACATGTGGGAAGCAAGGCGGTGAGGGATTTTATCGAAAAATATGAGCCCCGCCTTTGCCTCTGTGGCCATATTCATGAGGCGGCAGGGGAAGACTATGTGGGAAAGACTCACATTATCAATGCAGGTCCCTTTTTTGAAGGGGGATTTGTCGTTGCTGATTATACTTCGGCAAAACTAACTGCCGGGCTCAGGTTTGTGACCTGA
- the elbB gene encoding isoprenoid biosynthesis glyoxalase ElbB, with product MKNIAVVLSGCGVYDGSEIHESVITLLEIRKNGAAYSCFAPDKNQLHVINHTTGEEMEGPRNVLVESARIARGEIRALSELNPEDFDAVIFPGGFGAAKNLSTWAVNGPEGGIDGDVKRIINKAVNGGVPVALVCMAPVLVAKALEGTGTVAKITVGTTEDKSPYDIEGINSGMMSVGADPHQCPVSEFIVDEGNKIITTPAYMMEANIVEVAEGIGKTVKKLLELV from the coding sequence ATGAAAAATATTGCTGTTGTACTTTCCGGTTGCGGTGTCTACGATGGGAGTGAAATTCATGAATCGGTTATAACACTCCTTGAAATAAGAAAAAACGGGGCTGCTTATTCCTGCTTTGCTCCCGACAAGAACCAGCTTCATGTCATAAACCACACCACAGGTGAAGAGATGGAAGGGCCCAGAAACGTGCTTGTCGAATCAGCCAGGATTGCCAGAGGAGAAATCAGGGCGCTTTCAGAGTTAAACCCTGAAGATTTCGATGCCGTCATTTTTCCCGGCGGATTCGGTGCCGCAAAAAATCTGAGTACCTGGGCTGTCAACGGCCCTGAAGGTGGAATCGACGGAGACGTGAAGCGTATCATTAATAAAGCTGTCAATGGCGGTGTGCCTGTGGCGCTTGTCTGTATGGCGCCTGTTCTTGTCGCAAAAGCGCTGGAAGGAACGGGGACGGTGGCAAAGATCACCGTTGGCACGACGGAAGACAAATCACCCTACGACATTGAAGGAATCAATAGCGGAATGATGTCCGTCGGTGCCGATCCTCACCAGTGTCCCGTTTCGGAGTTTATTGTCGATGAAGGGAATAAAATCATCACGACGCCTGCCTACATGATGGAGGCTAATATTGTAGAGGTGGCTGAAGGGATAGGAAAGACGGTAAAGAAGCTGCTGGAGCTTGTTTAA